In the genome of Mucisphaera calidilacus, one region contains:
- a CDS encoding PEP-CTERM sorting domain-containing protein, with protein sequence MMRTCCTFTAASLLATTAATAQVGPGQPFIADDFESGLGSWGTEGGTAAVSITADAFNGAGALEVDYAADFDGARIDIPLDPSNIFAEMNLGFVYKAAVDSASALPGLRALVVEFSPSGLTFHNGDFLFASDTWQASPLQTINLARPDADALALIIQGHTNKPGSFIVDDLTLSNVPEPASAALLGLAGLIATRRR encoded by the coding sequence ATGATGAGAACATGTTGCACCTTCACGGCCGCCAGTCTGCTCGCGACAACAGCAGCCACGGCACAAGTTGGCCCCGGCCAACCCTTCATCGCCGACGACTTCGAGTCTGGCCTCGGTTCATGGGGTACTGAGGGCGGAACCGCCGCTGTCAGCATCACCGCGGATGCCTTCAACGGTGCAGGGGCATTGGAAGTCGATTACGCCGCTGATTTCGATGGGGCGCGTATCGATATCCCTCTCGATCCCAGCAATATCTTCGCTGAGATGAATCTGGGATTCGTCTACAAGGCCGCCGTCGATAGCGCTTCTGCCCTCCCGGGTCTACGCGCACTCGTGGTTGAGTTCAGCCCGTCGGGTCTCACCTTCCATAACGGTGATTTCCTGTTTGCTAGCGACACATGGCAGGCATCGCCGCTACAGACCATCAACCTTGCTCGCCCTGATGCCGACGCGCTCGCCCTGATCATTCAGGGACACACCAACAAGCCCGGTTCCTTCATTGTTGATGACCTGACTCTCTCCAACGTTCCGGAGCCCGCCTCCGCAGCCTTGCTCGGACTCGCTGGACTCATCGCGACACGCAGACGCTGA
- a CDS encoding MFS transporter, protein MPDDNLAEQASVEVPPEVAVFEREGNLYDEQGRRVWRCGSLIYTRARLARLFSILFVGQFTFNLEFVAFPVLLPLLLHSKGMDAGQIGTLLAIIPLGALLVFPIIGTMSDRTQTRWGRRRPYDFLTTPIWYVGLLMLPFVDSFAAAIIPLALISFAGAGSNILNALYNDVVPPELMGRFVAGMRLIGGVGAIFFQAGVLRFFDDHPVAVFIGISTLAFIVEMGMLILVKEGKYPPPPARKTLMSAVTDYAKLGFGNRYIILLGFVIGATALGGPVMGSYFNIYVTSEDVGLGLSSEYLGNLLAIGTATSMLFLIPAGWLIDRSGPKLLWGAGCAVVGALQIGLLLAESQSMLVVVYVLFAAANGVLTATLLPMLFAYLPQDRFGQLLSANQIFCRILQIIGAQLSGWVILWASNDYRYAFVFGGIAYLCTPLFMWLISKTRYPYPGFPPSISPNGGRSPGR, encoded by the coding sequence ATGCCTGATGACAATCTCGCGGAGCAAGCGAGCGTGGAAGTACCACCCGAAGTGGCTGTCTTCGAGCGAGAAGGCAACCTCTATGACGAGCAAGGCCGGAGAGTCTGGCGCTGTGGGTCACTTATTTACACACGCGCTCGACTTGCACGGCTATTCTCTATCCTTTTTGTGGGACAATTCACGTTCAATCTCGAGTTTGTGGCTTTCCCGGTACTGCTGCCACTGCTGCTGCATAGCAAGGGAATGGATGCGGGGCAGATTGGCACGCTCTTGGCGATCATTCCGTTGGGAGCTCTGCTCGTCTTTCCGATCATCGGAACAATGAGCGACCGGACACAGACCCGCTGGGGACGTAGACGACCCTACGACTTCCTCACGACGCCGATCTGGTACGTGGGGCTTCTGATGCTCCCCTTTGTCGACTCCTTCGCAGCCGCGATCATTCCGCTGGCACTAATCTCGTTTGCAGGTGCGGGATCGAATATTCTCAATGCGTTGTACAACGATGTGGTGCCACCAGAACTAATGGGGCGCTTTGTTGCGGGCATGAGGCTGATCGGGGGCGTGGGTGCGATCTTCTTTCAGGCGGGTGTTCTCCGCTTCTTTGATGATCACCCCGTCGCCGTCTTCATTGGGATCTCTACGCTGGCCTTCATCGTTGAGATGGGGATGCTGATTCTGGTGAAGGAGGGCAAGTACCCTCCGCCTCCTGCACGCAAGACATTGATGTCTGCGGTTACTGACTACGCCAAGCTGGGCTTCGGTAATCGGTACATCATACTGTTGGGTTTTGTTATTGGTGCCACCGCGTTAGGCGGCCCAGTGATGGGAAGCTACTTCAATATCTACGTCACGAGTGAGGACGTGGGGCTTGGCCTGAGCAGCGAGTATCTAGGGAATCTGCTTGCCATCGGCACCGCCACCTCAATGCTGTTCCTCATACCGGCGGGTTGGCTGATCGACCGCTCGGGGCCGAAACTACTCTGGGGTGCGGGCTGCGCGGTTGTTGGAGCTCTACAGATCGGTCTTCTTCTCGCGGAAAGCCAGTCTATGCTGGTCGTCGTTTATGTCCTCTTCGCAGCAGCGAACGGGGTCCTCACAGCGACACTGTTGCCGATGCTCTTTGCGTATCTGCCTCAGGATCGCTTTGGCCAGCTGTTAAGTGCGAATCAGATATTCTGCCGGATACTTCAGATCATCGGTGCACAGCTATCCGGTTGGGTGATCCTATGGGCGAGTAATGACTATCGGTACGCTTTCGTCTTCGGTGGCATTGCTTATCTGTGCACCCCACTGTTCATGTGGTTGATCAGCAAGACGCGTTA
- a CDS encoding DUF1559 family PulG-like putative transporter, with protein sequence MASMPDIQLINNRAFTLIELLVVISIIALLIGILLPALGAARESARLMSCLANERQMGIAMTNFAYSKDGRLPYDELDLSQGTWPNAPIRVTWDDQLSQYDSRQLDQQAVNQDLLAEEDGVQNLYLCPSDDLDRETAGIAKRTYAMAAGSQFHQQNPDLGTWEVGIYGWDQIIHVNEDRRTLWSAKIDSVFDASGTIAIGEYATETNYLGRAEDRVMELLNMEAPDAPEAGYTPHQASGRTNFLYVDGHASTSSYPEVFENRIAKGNYNGTAFDCFK encoded by the coding sequence ATGGCCAGCATGCCAGATATTCAGTTGATCAATAATCGCGCCTTCACTCTTATTGAACTCCTCGTGGTGATCTCCATCATTGCCCTGCTCATCGGCATCCTGCTGCCGGCTCTTGGTGCCGCACGCGAATCTGCCAGGCTTATGTCCTGCCTCGCTAACGAAAGACAGATGGGCATCGCCATGACTAATTTTGCCTACAGTAAGGACGGCCGTCTTCCCTACGACGAACTCGATCTCTCGCAGGGCACTTGGCCCAACGCCCCCATACGTGTCACTTGGGACGACCAGCTCTCCCAGTACGACAGCCGCCAGCTCGATCAGCAGGCCGTCAATCAGGATCTCCTCGCTGAGGAAGACGGTGTTCAGAATCTCTACCTCTGCCCATCCGACGACCTCGATCGAGAAACCGCGGGCATCGCCAAACGAACTTACGCCATGGCCGCTGGAAGCCAATTTCACCAGCAGAACCCTGACCTCGGTACTTGGGAAGTCGGCATCTATGGCTGGGACCAGATCATCCACGTGAACGAGGACCGCCGAACACTCTGGTCCGCGAAGATCGACAGTGTCTTCGATGCTTCAGGCACCATCGCTATCGGTGAATACGCCACCGAGACCAACTATCTGGGACGCGCCGAAGACCGCGTAATGGAGCTGTTGAACATGGAGGCCCCAGACGCACCCGAAGCCGGCTATACCCCACACCAGGCCAGCGGTCGCACCAATTTCCTCTATGTCGACGGGCACGCCTCCACCAGCTCCTATCCCGAAGTCTTCGAGAACCGCATAGCCAAGGGCAATTACAACGGAACCGCTTTTGACTGCTTCAAGTGA
- a CDS encoding glycoside hydrolase family protein, whose product MNSGTRTIPDTPAVVVSQSVQVPPRRRKSRVLSVTASGNLAKRVLLSYERLLMSPYTAEEIFTHTPGYEWPGDYEGRALLAASRLSATSGMAHPLVETLDKGWERHVNRQGYFGAIVSSGLADEQQLSSHGWVLRGLGAAYDVTGDPRWLVRGRRVVDGLTQGLKGLIASYPLTPPSSGDRSGLHAGHLSQAIDGWRISTDVGCAFIFLDGLTSFYRHYASEELRDLISAMAERFLLIDVVQAQAQTHATLTACRALLRAARILNRPDLIDSVESRFDLYLQYGSTALYQNQNWFGRPSWTEPCAIVDAMMVAEHLWQAKGQFRHLKALHGIWYSGLGHAQRCNGGYGCDSCVGVRGHHVGISTPEAPWCCTMRGADGLAYAAASALRVVDKQISLGLLESVQAELSLGGERLQLKIDSGYPREGRLVVEVLSSSISESICWRLPVLDDEDPIIRIDGIAHPVERVGQWSVFEFMPKAGSRIECTWRMAWTLDAWSHDSDRVRIQWGPLVLGSYSMPWLIGDQLHPERLEVSEPATLIDRVSGAVLRPLDDMVHRSMPDSTYQRQVLFRRG is encoded by the coding sequence ATGAATTCAGGCACACGCACCATTCCAGATACACCTGCCGTGGTTGTCAGCCAATCCGTGCAGGTGCCCCCTCGACGTCGTAAGAGTCGAGTTCTCTCAGTTACGGCCTCGGGAAACCTTGCCAAGCGTGTTTTGTTGAGTTACGAGCGGTTATTGATGTCGCCTTACACCGCTGAGGAGATTTTTACGCACACGCCCGGTTATGAGTGGCCGGGAGATTATGAAGGGCGTGCGTTGCTGGCAGCTTCGCGGCTTTCGGCTACGAGCGGCATGGCCCACCCCCTGGTGGAGACGCTGGATAAGGGCTGGGAGCGCCATGTCAATAGGCAGGGCTATTTTGGGGCGATCGTTTCAAGCGGGCTGGCAGACGAGCAGCAGCTGTCATCGCATGGCTGGGTACTGCGCGGTCTTGGCGCGGCTTACGACGTGACTGGTGATCCGCGTTGGCTGGTTCGTGGCAGGCGTGTGGTCGATGGGCTGACGCAAGGCCTTAAGGGTCTGATCGCGAGCTACCCACTCACTCCGCCAAGCTCGGGTGATCGGAGCGGCCTGCATGCGGGGCATCTGAGTCAGGCGATCGACGGCTGGCGGATTTCCACCGACGTGGGCTGTGCCTTCATCTTTCTTGACGGCCTGACCTCGTTCTATCGGCATTATGCTTCAGAAGAGCTTCGTGACTTGATCTCGGCGATGGCCGAGCGTTTTCTCTTGATCGATGTAGTTCAGGCTCAGGCGCAAACACACGCCACCCTGACCGCCTGCCGGGCTTTGCTACGAGCGGCCAGAATCCTTAACCGCCCTGATCTGATTGATTCAGTTGAATCTCGTTTCGATCTGTACTTGCAGTATGGCTCGACGGCTCTCTATCAGAATCAGAACTGGTTTGGACGACCGAGTTGGACAGAGCCGTGCGCGATCGTTGATGCGATGATGGTCGCGGAGCATCTCTGGCAGGCCAAAGGGCAGTTTCGCCATCTTAAGGCTTTACATGGAATCTGGTACAGCGGGCTGGGGCACGCTCAGCGGTGTAATGGGGGCTATGGGTGCGACAGCTGTGTGGGTGTACGCGGTCATCATGTTGGGATCTCGACGCCTGAGGCTCCCTGGTGCTGCACAATGCGTGGCGCGGATGGGCTTGCTTATGCGGCGGCTTCGGCGTTGCGTGTCGTTGACAAGCAGATCAGTCTTGGTTTATTAGAGAGTGTTCAGGCGGAACTGAGCCTTGGTGGCGAGCGTCTGCAGCTCAAGATCGATTCCGGTTACCCCCGTGAGGGGCGACTCGTTGTTGAGGTTCTGTCTTCATCGATATCTGAGTCTATTTGCTGGCGATTGCCGGTTCTTGATGATGAGGATCCGATTATCCGGATTGATGGGATTGCGCATCCCGTGGAGCGCGTTGGGCAGTGGTCTGTTTTTGAGTTTATGCCAAAGGCTGGATCTCGAATTGAGTGCACCTGGCGGATGGCCTGGACACTTGACGCATGGAGCCATGACTCTGATCGAGTACGGATTCAGTGGGGCCCGTTGGTCTTAGGCAGCTACTCAATGCCTTGGTTGATCGGTGATCAGCTACATCCGGAGCGTCTGGAAGTCAGTGAACCCGCAACGTTGATTGATCGTGTGAGCGGGGCGGTGTTAAGGCCTCTGGATGACATGGTGCACCGATCGATGCCGGATAGCACCTATCAGCGTCAGGTTCTCTTTAGGCGTGGCTAG
- a CDS encoding alpha-L-rhamnosidase-related protein, which translates to MNNQDLFQEVLPEASWLWHDEPTLDPVNRYVQFRKTFELKLLPTQCLMCITADESYQLFINGQYVGRGPARGYQSHWPVDEYVLDVYLREGINVIGVLVHNPGVGTFRYRSEGAAGLLCAAEIGDLVIRSDSSWLCRNDPTRVRRMIKLSKQLGFQERVDLRERDGDWHATDLDLGGDSWVEPFVLPFGGRPWDRVEQRGIPSLTTQQLPYQSVIGQAILSDDHLTEDGDGITSRYFEALNSADWQQPHIQWDKDGDWLRLQLPQVTEGHTVGVTIDLGRPSVGELLLEADSSASESKLDIVYSEAADETGRPILSDPRDHSRVDMATRVCFGEGVQAYHAFQIIGHRFATLLINGPASEINLSVGHRETLYPLEIRGEFETDRHDLMEIYRVSVSTQRNCMIDAYVDTPWREQAQWWGDTRIQARNTFYLSDDVRLFRRGLRQVGDPQQATAEGLTYGHAPTIGHYCVLPDYAPIWMLTIWDDYFQTGDPCLFEELWPRIDQVLGYFEQYGLADGELVPADSRYWLFLDWTPDLPRKGRPALLSMMLLEALDRVAELVDVVGLGGRAQRVGKLAEVLRHSIIEKLWDAENQHFRDGFAEDGSLYPSASLHTQVQALLVDVVPEEASALADRYLGSYLKGELSEGAQPTPFWLAYIYEAAHHWGLTDLALNHLREHWLPMVPFGGTWERFEPPGDGDTTCSHAWSAHPIHLLPQLLCGLRPTAPAWGEVVIKPHWESTLCSRASCSVPIGDGIITASWVLTNRLLEVNVELPQGHRAEVHLPTGVHAVGEGAHAWRLMHQDDWVHCKEVERYA; encoded by the coding sequence ATGAACAACCAAGATCTCTTTCAGGAAGTGCTTCCGGAAGCTTCGTGGCTCTGGCATGACGAGCCGACGCTGGATCCGGTCAATCGTTACGTACAGTTTCGCAAGACCTTTGAGCTGAAGCTTCTTCCCACACAGTGCCTAATGTGTATTACGGCCGACGAGTCGTATCAGCTATTCATCAATGGTCAGTATGTGGGGCGTGGACCAGCACGGGGGTATCAGTCTCACTGGCCGGTTGATGAATATGTATTGGATGTATATCTACGTGAGGGCATCAATGTTATAGGTGTGCTAGTGCATAACCCGGGTGTGGGCACCTTCCGCTATCGATCCGAGGGGGCTGCAGGCCTGCTATGCGCAGCCGAGATCGGCGATCTCGTGATCCGATCTGATTCCTCCTGGCTCTGCCGAAACGATCCAACGCGCGTGCGCAGGATGATCAAGCTGAGTAAGCAACTCGGGTTTCAGGAGCGCGTAGATCTTCGCGAGCGTGATGGTGATTGGCACGCGACCGATCTTGATCTGGGGGGCGATTCCTGGGTTGAACCCTTTGTTCTTCCTTTTGGGGGTCGCCCTTGGGATCGCGTAGAACAACGCGGCATACCGTCGCTCACCACACAGCAGCTACCCTACCAGTCAGTCATCGGGCAGGCAATACTCAGTGATGATCACCTTACCGAAGACGGCGATGGCATCACCTCTCGATACTTCGAGGCTCTAAACAGTGCTGACTGGCAGCAGCCACACATTCAATGGGACAAGGATGGTGATTGGCTACGGCTACAGCTGCCTCAAGTAACAGAAGGCCATACTGTTGGCGTGACGATTGATCTTGGCCGTCCCAGTGTGGGAGAGTTGCTACTCGAGGCAGATAGTTCGGCATCTGAATCTAAGCTCGACATCGTTTATTCAGAAGCGGCGGATGAGACCGGCCGACCAATACTCTCTGATCCTAGGGATCACAGCCGTGTTGATATGGCAACGCGAGTCTGCTTTGGTGAGGGAGTACAGGCTTATCATGCCTTCCAGATCATCGGTCATCGTTTTGCCACGCTTCTCATTAATGGCCCTGCTTCAGAAATCAATCTCTCAGTTGGGCATCGAGAGACGCTCTATCCGCTGGAGATAAGAGGTGAGTTCGAAACGGATCGACATGATCTCATGGAGATATACAGGGTCTCGGTGAGCACTCAGCGCAACTGCATGATCGATGCCTATGTGGACACACCATGGCGTGAGCAGGCTCAGTGGTGGGGAGACACGCGCATCCAAGCCAGGAACACGTTCTATCTGTCGGACGACGTGCGACTATTTCGTCGTGGGCTCCGTCAGGTCGGTGATCCTCAGCAGGCGACAGCCGAGGGGTTGACCTATGGGCACGCGCCGACCATCGGCCATTACTGTGTCTTGCCTGATTATGCGCCGATCTGGATGCTGACGATCTGGGATGATTATTTTCAGACTGGGGATCCCTGTCTTTTTGAGGAGCTCTGGCCGAGGATCGATCAGGTCTTGGGCTACTTCGAGCAATATGGCCTGGCGGATGGCGAGTTGGTTCCTGCGGACTCGCGGTACTGGCTTTTTCTTGACTGGACGCCTGATCTGCCACGTAAGGGCCGCCCTGCCTTGCTCAGTATGATGCTCCTCGAAGCGTTGGATCGTGTGGCGGAACTTGTTGATGTCGTGGGTCTGGGGGGGCGAGCCCAGCGTGTAGGCAAGCTGGCTGAGGTCTTGAGACACTCGATCATTGAGAAGCTCTGGGATGCTGAGAATCAGCACTTCAGGGACGGCTTTGCTGAGGATGGAAGTCTGTATCCTTCAGCATCGCTGCACACACAGGTACAAGCACTGTTGGTTGATGTAGTGCCTGAAGAGGCATCGGCACTCGCCGATCGTTATCTAGGCAGCTACCTCAAGGGTGAATTGAGCGAAGGGGCTCAACCCACACCTTTCTGGCTGGCTTACATCTACGAAGCAGCTCATCACTGGGGACTGACTGATCTGGCGCTCAATCATCTTCGTGAACATTGGTTGCCCATGGTGCCGTTTGGCGGTACTTGGGAGCGCTTCGAGCCGCCAGGTGATGGCGACACCACCTGCTCGCATGCTTGGTCAGCACATCCGATTCATTTGTTGCCTCAGCTGCTATGCGGGCTTAGGCCGACCGCGCCTGCATGGGGAGAGGTCGTCATCAAGCCCCACTGGGAGAGCACCCTCTGTTCCCGGGCTTCGTGTTCAGTCCCCATCGGTGATGGGATAATCACGGCGAGTTGGGTGCTCACTAACCGCCTGCTTGAGGTGAACGTTGAACTCCCCCAAGGCCACCGTGCGGAAGTTCATCTGCCAACGGGTGTGCATGCTGTTGGAGAAGGGGCCCATGCATGGCGTCTGATGCACCAGGATGATTGGGTGCACTGCAAAGAGGTTGAGCGATATGCCTGA
- a CDS encoding helix-turn-helix domain-containing protein: MPTAPASRQAGFGFNGNYMDIEPMAAPHQHLDIEIDFILEGGAEYTIANKHIRLIPGHLLIFWSTIPHQVKRFEPETKGCYLHLPIMEFFHWNLKSDLVARVSSCETVLIESGRYYELDRNLFKLWVEDFLSPGFKNSLAVRRQLMNEIEYRFRRVEPDAINAMPTVLNGPVPDVVIEMAKCIASDCCAPCFTVQTVAQQVELNERYAMTLFKKSLGMTIHEFILRHRVAHAQYLLATTDQTVLAVGLESGFGSQSSFYAAFKRYAKLAPADYREQLHSSN, encoded by the coding sequence ATGCCTACCGCCCCAGCATCTCGACAGGCCGGATTCGGCTTCAACGGCAATTACATGGACATTGAGCCCATGGCCGCACCTCATCAGCACCTCGACATCGAGATCGATTTCATCCTCGAGGGTGGTGCAGAATATACCATCGCCAACAAACATATACGCCTCATACCCGGTCATCTGCTCATCTTCTGGTCGACTATCCCGCATCAGGTCAAGCGTTTTGAGCCTGAAACTAAAGGCTGCTACCTTCACCTGCCCATCATGGAATTCTTCCACTGGAACCTGAAGTCCGACCTCGTCGCACGTGTCAGTTCTTGCGAAACCGTCCTCATCGAGTCGGGCAGGTACTACGAACTCGACCGCAACCTCTTCAAGCTGTGGGTTGAAGATTTCCTTAGCCCAGGCTTTAAGAACTCGCTCGCCGTCAGAAGACAGCTGATGAATGAGATCGAATATCGATTTCGACGCGTCGAACCCGACGCCATCAATGCCATGCCTACCGTCCTCAACGGGCCCGTCCCTGATGTCGTCATCGAGATGGCTAAGTGCATTGCCAGCGATTGCTGCGCCCCTTGTTTCACCGTACAGACGGTCGCACAACAGGTCGAGCTCAACGAACGCTACGCCATGACGCTCTTCAAAAAAAGCCTCGGAATGACCATCCACGAATTCATCCTCAGGCACCGCGTCGCCCACGCCCAGTATCTCCTAGCGACAACCGATCAGACCGTCCTGGCCGTCGGCCTAGAAAGCGGCTTTGGCTCGCAAAGCAGCTTCTACGCGGCCTTCAAGCGCTACGCCAAGCTAGCTCCCGCCGACTACCGAGAGCAACTCCACAGCTCTAACTAA